From a single Nitrogeniibacter mangrovi genomic region:
- the leuB gene encoding 3-isopropylmalate dehydrogenase: MKICVLPGDGIGPEIMAQAVRVLEALRTDGLAFEIEEAKIGGCAVDADGVPLPESTLALARAADAVLLGAVGGPQWDALPREQRPERGLLGIRKALNLFGNLRPAILYPELANASSLKPELVAGLDIMIVRELTGDIYFGQPRGIESRDGERVGFNTMIYSESEIRRIGKVAFDIARKRNRKLCSVDKMNVLECTQLWRDVMIELSADYPDVELSHMLVDNAAMQLVKNPKQFDVVVTGNMFGDILSDEAAMLTGSIGMLPSASLDENNKGMYEPSHGSAPDIAGKGLANPLATILSVAMMLRYTFNQEAAAVRIEKAVKKVLADGLRTGDIYEPGTRKVGTIDMGDAVVAAL, from the coding sequence ATGAAGATTTGTGTGTTGCCGGGTGACGGCATCGGTCCGGAAATCATGGCGCAGGCCGTGCGCGTGCTCGAGGCGCTGCGCACCGACGGGCTCGCGTTCGAGATCGAGGAAGCGAAGATCGGTGGCTGCGCCGTCGACGCCGATGGCGTGCCGCTGCCCGAATCGACCCTGGCGCTGGCGCGGGCGGCCGACGCGGTGCTGCTCGGCGCCGTGGGGGGGCCGCAGTGGGATGCGCTGCCGCGCGAGCAGCGTCCCGAGCGCGGTCTGCTGGGCATCCGCAAGGCGCTGAACCTGTTCGGTAACCTGCGCCCGGCGATTCTCTACCCGGAACTGGCCAATGCCTCCTCGCTCAAGCCCGAACTGGTGGCCGGGCTGGACATCATGATCGTGCGCGAACTGACCGGTGATATCTACTTCGGCCAGCCGCGCGGCATCGAGAGTCGCGACGGCGAGCGCGTCGGTTTCAACACCATGATCTACAGTGAAAGCGAGATCCGCCGCATCGGCAAGGTCGCCTTCGACATCGCCCGCAAGCGCAACCGCAAGCTGTGCTCGGTGGACAAGATGAACGTGCTCGAATGCACCCAGCTGTGGCGCGACGTGATGATCGAGCTGTCGGCCGACTACCCGGATGTGGAACTGAGCCACATGCTCGTCGACAACGCGGCGATGCAGCTGGTGAAGAACCCCAAGCAGTTCGACGTGGTGGTCACCGGCAACATGTTCGGCGACATCCTCTCGGACGAGGCGGCCATGCTCACCGGCTCCATCGGCATGCTGCCGTCGGCCTCGCTCGACGAGAACAACAAGGGCATGTACGAGCCGTCGCACGGCTCGGCGCCCGACATCGCCGGCAAGGGGCTGGCGAACCCGCTGGCCACGATTCTGTCGGTGGCGATGATGCTGCGCTACACCTTCAACCAGGAGGCGGCGGCGGTTCGCATCGAAAAGGCGGTCAAGAAGGTGCTCGCCGACGGCTTGCGGACCGGCGACATCTACGAGCCGGGTACCCGCAAGGTGGGTACCATCGACATGGGTGACGCGGTGGTCGCGGCGCTGTAG
- the leuD gene encoding 3-isopropylmalate dehydratase small subunit yields MEKFITLNGLVAPLDRNNVDTDAIIPKQFLKSIKRSGFGPNAFDEWRYMDRGEPGMDNSQRTLNPKFVLNQPRYQGAQVLLTRANFGCGSSREHAPWALLDYGFRAIIAESFADIFFNNCFKNGIVPIVLPKAEVDALFAQVEHAPGYSVEVDLPEQRIRRPDGHAIPFEVDPFRKECLLNGWDDIGLTLRHADEIHAFEDRRKATHPYYFL; encoded by the coding sequence ATGGAAAAATTCATCACCCTCAATGGACTCGTGGCGCCGCTCGACCGCAACAACGTCGATACCGATGCCATCATCCCGAAGCAGTTCCTCAAGTCGATCAAGCGTTCCGGCTTCGGCCCCAATGCCTTCGACGAATGGCGCTACATGGACCGCGGCGAGCCGGGCATGGACAACAGCCAGCGCACGCTGAACCCGAAGTTCGTGCTCAACCAGCCGCGCTACCAGGGTGCACAGGTGCTGCTGACCCGGGCCAATTTCGGTTGTGGCTCCAGCCGCGAGCATGCCCCGTGGGCGCTGCTCGACTACGGTTTCCGCGCCATCATCGCCGAGTCCTTTGCGGACATCTTTTTCAACAACTGCTTCAAGAACGGCATCGTGCCGATCGTGCTGCCCAAAGCCGAGGTCGACGCCCTGTTCGCGCAAGTGGAGCACGCCCCGGGGTACTCGGTGGAGGTCGATCTGCCTGAGCAGCGGATCCGGCGTCCGGATGGGCATGCGATCCCGTTCGAGGTCGATCCTTTCCGCAAGGAATGTCTGCTCAACGGTTGGGACGACATCGGCCTGACCCTGCGTCACGCGGACGAGATTCACGCGTTCGAGGACCGACGCAAGGCGACGCATCCCTATTATTTTCTTTGA
- the leuC gene encoding 3-isopropylmalate dehydratase large subunit: MQQAQTLYEKLWSSHVVREEADGTALIYIDRHLIHEVTSPQAFEGLKLAGRKPWRTHSIVATADHNTPTDHWDEGIKDPVSRQQVETLDKNIRAVGALAYFPFKDERQGIVHVIGPENGATLPGMTVVCGDSHTSTHGAFGCLAHGIGTSEVEHVLATQCLIQKRSKTMLVRVDGRLGKGVTAKDVALAIIGRIGTAGGTGYAIEFGGDVIRSLSMEGRMTVCNMAIEAGARMGFVAVDQTTIDYLKDRPFSPRGSDWDKAVSYWRTLRSDDGAQFDKVVVLDGQEIQPQVTWGTSPEMVVPVGSTVPDPAKETDPVRREGMERALQYMGLKPNMAVTSIKIDKVFIGSCTNSRIEDLRQAAVVVRGRHKADNVRQVLVVPGSGLVKRQAEQEGLDKIFLAAGFEWREPGCSMCLAMNADRLEPGERCASTSNRNFEGRQGAGGRTHLVSPAMAAAAAVAGHFADVRTIL; this comes from the coding sequence ATGCAACAGGCGCAAACGCTCTACGAAAAGTTGTGGTCCAGCCATGTGGTTCGCGAAGAGGCGGACGGCACGGCGCTGATCTACATCGACCGTCATCTGATCCACGAGGTCACCAGCCCGCAGGCCTTCGAAGGGCTGAAGCTGGCGGGGCGCAAGCCGTGGCGCACACACTCGATCGTGGCCACCGCGGATCACAACACGCCGACCGACCACTGGGACGAGGGTATCAAGGATCCGGTCTCCCGCCAGCAGGTCGAGACCCTGGACAAGAACATCCGCGCTGTGGGCGCGCTGGCCTACTTCCCGTTCAAGGACGAACGCCAGGGCATCGTGCACGTGATCGGCCCCGAGAACGGCGCGACCCTGCCGGGCATGACCGTGGTGTGCGGCGACTCGCACACCTCCACCCATGGCGCCTTCGGCTGTCTGGCGCACGGCATCGGCACGTCCGAGGTCGAGCACGTGCTCGCCACCCAGTGCCTGATCCAGAAGCGCTCCAAGACCATGCTGGTGCGGGTCGACGGTCGTCTGGGCAAGGGGGTGACCGCCAAGGACGTGGCGCTGGCCATCATCGGCCGCATCGGCACGGCCGGCGGGACCGGTTACGCCATCGAATTCGGCGGCGACGTCATCCGTTCGCTGTCGATGGAAGGACGCATGACCGTGTGCAACATGGCGATCGAGGCCGGCGCGCGCATGGGTTTCGTGGCCGTGGACCAGACCACCATCGACTATCTGAAAGACCGCCCCTTCTCCCCGCGTGGCAGCGACTGGGACAAGGCCGTGAGCTACTGGCGCACCCTGCGCTCGGATGACGGCGCGCAGTTCGACAAGGTGGTCGTGCTCGATGGTCAGGAAATTCAGCCGCAGGTCACCTGGGGCACGTCGCCGGAAATGGTCGTCCCCGTCGGCAGCACCGTGCCCGATCCGGCGAAGGAAACCGATCCGGTCCGCCGTGAAGGCATGGAGCGCGCGCTGCAGTATATGGGGCTGAAACCCAACATGGCGGTGACCAGCATCAAGATCGACAAGGTCTTCATCGGCTCGTGCACCAATTCCCGCATCGAGGACCTGCGCCAGGCGGCGGTGGTCGTGCGCGGACGCCACAAGGCCGACAACGTGCGCCAGGTGCTGGTCGTGCCGGGTTCCGGGCTGGTCAAGCGCCAGGCGGAGCAGGAGGGGCTCGACAAGATCTTCCTCGCCGCCGGTTTCGAGTGGCGCGAACCGGGCTGTTCCATGTGTCTGGCGATGAACGCCGACCGGCTCGAGCCGGGCGAGCGTTGTGCGTCGACCTCCAACCGAAACTTCGAGGGACGCCAGGGGGCCGGTGGCCGGACCCATCTGGTGAGTCCGGCCATGGCGGCGGCAGCGGCGGTTGCCGGCCATTTCGCCGACGTGCGCACCATCCTCTGA
- a CDS encoding M48 family metallopeptidase — MRLVRMLALVAVAGFTVGCQTVQTTRAGAVGVTRGQSMLVSEQDIETASAKAYAQVLQEAKAKGTLNRNKAQVSRVRGIASRLIPQTGVFRKDALAWNWEVNVITSDQLNAWCMAGGKIAVYTGLIDKLKLSDAEIAVVMGHEIAHALREHSRERASQQMVTNIGLSVLSAAVGLGQGGADLMGAVAKVTFELPNSRLHETEADSLGVELAARAGYDPRAAVGLWQKMEQHSNGAPPQWLSTHPSYATRQQDLARDAQRVLPLYEAAHKR, encoded by the coding sequence ATGCGATTGGTGCGCATGCTGGCGCTGGTGGCGGTGGCCGGTTTCACGGTCGGGTGCCAGACGGTGCAGACCACCCGCGCCGGCGCCGTGGGCGTGACCCGCGGGCAGTCGATGCTGGTGTCCGAGCAGGACATCGAGACGGCCTCGGCCAAGGCCTATGCGCAGGTGCTGCAGGAGGCCAAGGCGAAAGGGACGCTCAACCGCAACAAGGCGCAGGTGAGCCGGGTGCGGGGCATCGCCTCGCGCCTGATCCCGCAGACCGGCGTGTTCCGCAAGGACGCCCTGGCATGGAACTGGGAGGTGAACGTCATCACCTCCGACCAGCTCAACGCCTGGTGCATGGCGGGCGGCAAGATCGCCGTCTATACCGGCCTGATCGACAAGCTCAAGCTGAGTGATGCCGAGATTGCCGTGGTGATGGGCCACGAGATCGCCCATGCGCTGCGCGAGCATTCTCGCGAGCGCGCCTCCCAGCAGATGGTGACCAACATCGGCCTGTCGGTGCTCAGCGCGGCGGTGGGCCTGGGGCAGGGCGGTGCCGACCTGATGGGGGCGGTGGCCAAGGTGACCTTCGAGCTGCCCAACTCGCGTCTGCACGAGACCGAGGCGGACAGCCTCGGCGTGGAACTGGCGGCCCGCGCCGGCTACGACCCGCGCGCGGCGGTGGGGCTGTGGCAGAAGATGGAGCAGCACAGTAACGGCGCGCCGCCGCAGTGGCTGTCGACCCATCCGTCCTACGCCACCCGGCAGCAGGATCTGGCGCGCGACGCTCAGCGCGTGCTGCCCCTCTACGAGGCCGCGCACAAGCGCTGA
- a CDS encoding MFS transporter: MLPYWRLSGYYFFYFAFIGAFAPYFTLYLQSLNFSAADIAILMSLMQVMRVVAPNLWGWLADRLGARMPIVRFSAVASLAGFCVFFQTTSFAGVFVGMAVMAFFWSAALPLIESLTFAHLQRQTGRYGNIRLWGSVGFIVSVLGIGYALNRWPVDSQLGMTATVLAGIMVLAFMVPEAGRPPHHHEAPGLWSVLRRREVRAVLGACFFMSAAHGALYVFYSIYLVEAGYSKSVVGWMWTLGVLAEIVVFMLMPRLTKRFSLRAILLVAYLSAVLRFVLIGWGVGTFAVLLFAQLLHGMTFGAYHAASIAAINAWFPGRLQARGQALYGSISFGAGGMLGGLLSGYTWDGLGPAWTYTIGAGFALVGWWVIRHGWPPERRGE; this comes from the coding sequence ATGCTTCCGTATTGGCGTCTGTCCGGCTACTACTTTTTCTACTTCGCCTTCATCGGTGCCTTCGCGCCGTACTTCACCCTCTACCTGCAATCGCTGAATTTTTCGGCGGCCGATATCGCCATCCTGATGTCCCTGATGCAGGTCATGCGGGTGGTGGCTCCCAACCTGTGGGGCTGGCTTGCCGACCGCCTCGGCGCACGCATGCCCATCGTCCGTTTTTCAGCCGTGGCGTCCCTGGCGGGTTTCTGCGTGTTCTTCCAGACCACCAGCTTCGCCGGCGTGTTCGTCGGCATGGCGGTGATGGCCTTCTTCTGGAGTGCCGCGTTGCCGCTGATCGAGAGCCTGACCTTTGCCCATCTGCAACGGCAGACGGGCCGCTACGGCAACATCCGCCTGTGGGGCTCGGTCGGCTTCATCGTCTCGGTGCTCGGGATCGGCTATGCGCTCAACCGGTGGCCGGTGGACAGCCAGCTGGGCATGACCGCCACCGTGCTCGCCGGCATCATGGTGCTCGCGTTCATGGTGCCGGAGGCGGGGCGACCGCCCCATCATCACGAGGCGCCGGGGCTGTGGTCGGTGCTGCGCCGGCGCGAGGTGCGCGCGGTGCTCGGCGCCTGCTTCTTCATGTCGGCGGCGCATGGCGCGCTCTACGTGTTCTATTCCATCTATCTGGTCGAGGCCGGTTACAGCAAATCGGTCGTCGGCTGGATGTGGACCCTGGGCGTGCTGGCGGAGATCGTGGTGTTCATGCTCATGCCGCGGCTCACGAAGCGCTTTTCACTGCGCGCGATCCTGCTCGTGGCCTACCTCAGTGCGGTGTTGCGCTTCGTCTTGATCGGCTGGGGCGTCGGTACCTTCGCCGTGCTGCTGTTCGCGCAGCTGTTGCACGGGATGACCTTCGGGGCCTATCACGCGGCGTCGATCGCGGCGATCAACGCCTGGTTCCCGGGGCGGCTGCAGGCGCGCGGACAGGCGCTCTATGGCAGTATCAGCTTTGGCGCCGGCGGTATGCTGGGCGGATTGCTCAGCGGTTACACATGGGATGGGCTCGGACCGGCCTGGACGTATACCATCGGGGCCGGTTTTGCTCTGGTGGGGTGGTGGGTGATCCGCCATGGCTGGCCCCCGGAACGACGAGGAGAATAG
- a CDS encoding YdcH family protein, whose product MELQAHDLHNEFPEYRNEIHALKTSDAHFQRLFDAYHDVNRHVVRIEVQAEVATEPELEDLKKERLRLKDELHDMLRKQRGQ is encoded by the coding sequence ATGGAACTGCAGGCCCATGATCTGCATAACGAATTTCCCGAATATCGCAACGAGATCCACGCCCTCAAGACCTCGGATGCGCATTTCCAGCGGCTGTTCGACGCGTATCACGATGTGAATCGTCATGTGGTGCGCATCGAGGTTCAGGCCGAGGTGGCGACGGAGCCGGAACTGGAGGATCTGAAGAAGGAGCGGTTGCGCCTGAAGGACGAGTTGCACGACATGCTCAGGAAGCAGCGCGGTCAGTGA
- the aroC gene encoding chorismate synthase, translating into MSGNSIGTLFSVSSFGESHGPAIGCVIDGCPPGLALTEADIQTELDRRKPGTSRHVTQRREPDTVEILSGVFEGVTTGTPIALLIRNQDQRSKDYSDIADTFRPGHADYGYWQKYGIRDYRGGGRSSARETAVRVAAGAVARKWLRERHGIVIRAFMSQLGPIEIPFRAWDDIDAEGNAFFAPNTDMLPELETYMDALRKSGDSIGARIDVVATGVPVGWGEPVYDRLDADIAYAMMSINAVKGVEIGAGFHSVVQHGTEHSDELSPEGFLSNEAGGVLGGISTGQDILASIAIKPTSSIRLDRRSINKAGEAVHMHTEGRHDPCVGIRATPIVEAMLAIVLMDHALRHRAQNADVVCPTPKIAGLAPNGSQRVPSPKA; encoded by the coding sequence ATGTCCGGCAATTCGATTGGCACCCTGTTTTCCGTCTCGTCCTTCGGCGAATCGCATGGGCCGGCCATCGGCTGTGTGATCGACGGCTGCCCGCCGGGGCTGGCGCTCACCGAGGCCGACATCCAGACCGAGCTCGACCGGCGCAAGCCGGGCACCTCGCGTCATGTCACCCAGCGCCGCGAGCCGGACACGGTGGAGATCCTCTCGGGTGTGTTCGAAGGCGTCACCACAGGCACCCCGATCGCGCTGCTGATCCGCAACCAGGATCAGCGCAGCAAGGACTACTCTGACATTGCCGACACCTTCCGGCCCGGGCACGCGGACTACGGCTACTGGCAGAAATACGGCATCCGCGACTATCGCGGCGGCGGCCGCTCGTCCGCCCGCGAAACCGCGGTGCGTGTCGCCGCCGGCGCGGTGGCGCGCAAGTGGCTGCGCGAGCGCCATGGCATCGTGATCCGCGCCTTCATGTCGCAGCTCGGCCCCATCGAGATTCCGTTCCGCGCCTGGGATGACATCGATGCCGAAGGCAATGCCTTCTTCGCCCCCAATACCGACATGCTGCCCGAGCTCGAGACCTACATGGATGCGTTGCGCAAGTCGGGCGACTCCATCGGTGCGCGCATCGACGTGGTGGCCACCGGGGTGCCGGTGGGCTGGGGCGAGCCGGTGTATGACCGCCTCGACGCCGATATCGCCTACGCGATGATGAGCATCAACGCGGTCAAGGGGGTCGAGATCGGGGCCGGTTTCCACAGTGTCGTCCAGCACGGCACGGAGCATTCCGACGAGCTGAGCCCGGAGGGCTTCCTCAGCAACGAAGCGGGCGGCGTGCTCGGGGGTATCTCGACCGGCCAGGACATCCTCGCCAGCATCGCCATCAAGCCCACCTCCAGCATCCGTCTCGACCGCCGGTCCATCAACAAGGCCGGCGAGGCGGTGCACATGCACACCGAGGGGCGCCATGATCCGTGCGTCGGCATCCGCGCCACGCCCATCGTCGAGGCCATGCTGGCGATCGTGCTCATGGACCATGCCCTGCGGCACCGTGCGCAGAATGCCGATGTGGTCTGCCCGACGCCCAAGATCGCCGGTCTGGCACCGAACGGCAGCCAACGGGTACCGTCACCCAAGGCTTGA
- the ilvN gene encoding acetolactate synthase small subunit, which produces MSTVIDRGAAGLVKVVLELEVNNHPGVMSHICGLFARRAFNVEGILCMPVPNTDHSRIWLVVYEDQRLEQMVKQVEKLEDVLAVRRHGADHAVLTRLDEFFA; this is translated from the coding sequence ATGTCTACCGTCATTGATCGTGGTGCCGCCGGCCTGGTGAAGGTGGTGCTCGAACTGGAAGTCAACAACCATCCGGGCGTGATGTCGCACATTTGCGGCCTGTTCGCGCGCCGCGCCTTCAACGTCGAAGGCATCCTGTGCATGCCGGTGCCCAACACCGACCACAGCCGCATCTGGCTGGTGGTATATGAAGACCAGCGCCTGGAGCAGATGGTCAAGCAGGTGGAGAAGCTCGAGGACGTGCTGGCGGTGCGCCGCCATGGCGCCGACCACGCGGTGCTGACGCGGCTGGACGAGTTCTTCGCCTGA